The Anas acuta chromosome 14, bAnaAcu1.1, whole genome shotgun sequence DNA window ACCTGGGTGAGACCCCCCAGGGTCTTTCATCCCAGGCACCCCAGTTTGCACCCAGCGGGGTGCTCGGGTTCCTGGGTGCCCACGCTGCAGGGAGCCACCTCCGCTGGGAGAGGTGACAGCTCCTGGGGGTCCCCGTGGGGAAGGGGCACCGAGAGGTGCTCTCAGCCCATCCCCACGCCTCGTGTCCTCCGCAGCCCGTGGCAGGGGGCGCGTCTTGTGGCCCCTCACCCCCCAGGAAGAAGCCAAGTGCCCCAGCGGCTCCGTGGAAGCTTTTCTCAACGGCACCATGTCCACCCGCCTCCTGCCCGCCCTCTACTCCGTGGTGCTGCTCGTGGCGCTGCCGGCCAACGCTGTGGCCTGCTGGGTCCTGGCGGCCAACttcaggaggtgctccagctccctCTTCCTGCTCAACCTGGCCGGCGCTGACCTCCTCTTcgtcctcctgctgcccttcAAGATCTGCTACCACCTCCTGGGCAACCACTGGCTCTTCGGGGACTACCTGTGCCGCGCCACGGTGGCCCTCTTCTACGGGAACATGTACAGCtccatcctcttcctcacctGCATCGGCCTGGAGCGCTACGTCTCCGTGGTCCACCCATTCGCGCTGAGGGGCTCCAGGTGGACGTGGGGCAAGGCGGGCATCTGCGTGGGCATCTGGCTGCTGGTAGGGCTGGGCATGAGCCCCCTGATCTTCTACCCCCAGACAAAGCACAACTCGCAGCTGAACATCACGACGTGCCATGATGTCCTTGAAAAGGACGAGCAAAAGTTCTTTAGGTCCTATTTCCTCTCGCTGGTGGGGCTGGGCTTCGGCGTGCCCTTTGTGCTCATGACCATCTTCTACAG harbors:
- the LOC137864149 gene encoding proteinase-activated receptor 3-like; this encodes MSPPVTSPGATAAATFLLGLATQLPLARGRGRVLWPLTPQEEAKCPSGSVEAFLNGTMSTRLLPALYSVVLLVALPANAVACWVLAANFRRCSSSLFLLNLAGADLLFVLLLPFKICYHLLGNHWLFGDYLCRATVALFYGNMYSSILFLTCIGLERYVSVVHPFALRGSRWTWGKAGICVGIWLLVGLGMSPLIFYPQTKHNSQLNITTCHDVLEKDEQKFFRSYFLSLVGLGFGVPFVLMTIFYSCILARLLAKNKNYRHVVCVLAVVFLVFILCFTPSNVLLFIHYLLQDTVCSNTTYIWYTLALAFSAFNNCFDPFIYFYVSRDFRGWVRNSCCPQRLRTRRGWEKAASCLRSSEQTQL